TGTTCCCTCACCAGATCCAGGGCGCGGGTGTAGGCGGCGTCGATCAGGGCACGGACCTCCTCGTCCACAGCGAAGGCGGTCGCCTCGCTCATGGGGAGGGGCTGGGGGCCGCCGCCCAGGAAGTTCCCCTCGTCGGTGGCGAGGGCAACCTTGCCGATGCGCGGCGACATACCCCACTCAGTGACCATCCGCCGCGCCAGGTTCGTCGCCTGCTGGAAGTCGTTCTGGGCGCCGGTCGTCACCTCACCGTACACGACCTCCTCGGCGGCGCGGCCCGCGAGCGCCACGGCGATCATGTCCTCCAGCGCCGGGCGGGTGACATGCAGGCGGTCGTCGGCGTCGGGCATCATGAACCCCGCCGCCCGGCCACGTGGCACCACGGTGAGTTTTGCCACCCGGTGGGCGTGGGGGAGGAGTTGAGCGGCGAGGGCATGGCCGACCTCGTGGTAGGCGGTGACCTTGCGGTCGGCTTCGCGGACCACCAGGCTGCGCCGTTCCGGTCCCATCAACACCCGGTCGCGCGCCTCCTCCACATCCCGCATCACGATCCGCACCCGCCCCGCCCGTGCTGCTCCCAGCGCCGCCTCATTCAGCAGATTCTCCAGGTCCGCACCGACCATCCCCGCCGTTCTTCTGGCAATGATGCCCAGATCAACGGAAGGATCGAGCGGTTTCTTGCGGGCATGAATGCGCAGGATCATTTCTCTGCCCCGCACATCCGGCGCGTCCACCACCACTTGACGGTCGAACCGTCCGGGACGCAGCAAAGCTGCGTCCAACACATCGGGTCGATTGGTGGCGGCCAGGATGATCACTTCCTGCCCGCTGCCAAACCCATCCATCTCCACCAGCAGTTGGTTGAGGGTCTGTTCGCGTTCGTCGTTGCCGCCTTGCAGATTCACCCCACGCTTGCGGCCCACCGCATCGATCTCGTCGATGAAGACGATGCAGGGCGCGCTCTTGCGCGCCTGCTCGAACAGGTCCCGCACCCGCGCCGCGCCCACCCCCACGAACATCTCCACAAAGTCACTGCCACTGATGGAGAAGTAGGGCACTTTGGCCTCTCCGGCCACCGCCTTGGCGAGCAAGGTCTTGCCACTGCCGGGAGGGCCGACCAGTAAGACACCGTGGGGGATGCGGGCACCGAGTTGGTGGTAGCGCTCGGGGTGACGCAGGAAGTCCACCACTTCTTGCAGGTCCTGCTTGGCCTCGTCACACCCCGCCACGTCCTGAAAGGTCAGCTTCACCTGCCCTTCGGCGATCACCGCCGCTTTCGACTTCCCGAAATTACTGGCGGCA
This portion of the Deinococcus apachensis DSM 19763 genome encodes:
- the ftsH gene encoding ATP-dependent zinc metalloprotease FtsH, whose translation is AASNFGKSKAAVIAEGQVKLTFQDVAGCDEAKQDLQEVVDFLRHPERYHQLGARIPHGVLLVGPPGSGKTLLAKAVAGEAKVPYFSISGSDFVEMFVGVGAARVRDLFEQARKSAPCIVFIDEIDAVGRKRGVNLQGGNDEREQTLNQLLVEMDGFGSGQEVIILAATNRPDVLDAALLRPGRFDRQVVVDAPDVRGREMILRIHARKKPLDPSVDLGIIARRTAGMVGADLENLLNEAALGAARAGRVRIVMRDVEEARDRVLMGPERRSLVVREADRKVTAYHEVGHALAAQLLPHAHRVAKLTVVPRGRAAGFMMPDADDRLHVTRPALEDMIAVALAGRAAEEVVYGEVTTGAQNDFQQATNLARRMVTEWGMSPRIGKVALATDEGNFLGGGPQPLPMSEATAFAVDEEVRALIDAAYTRALDLVREHLPAVHEIVRVLMRRETLSGEEFATLLAGGTLDGPSPTGSGGLTPLPA